The following are encoded in a window of Sulfitobacter sp. S190 genomic DNA:
- a CDS encoding 3-keto-5-aminohexanoate cleavage protein: MPLTMNREVFITCAVTGSGATQDRSHHVPRSPKQIAESAIAAAKAGAAVVHCHVRDPETGQPSRDLQLYREVTDRIRDADTDVVLNLTAGMGGDIVFGDVEAPFPTREGTDMVGATERMAHIAECLPEICTLDCGTMNFAEADYVMTNTPGMLTAMGRMMTDLGVKPEIEAFDTGHLWYAKQLVKDGVLDAPALVQLCMGVPWGAPDDLNTFMAMVNNVPDDWTFSAFGLGRNQMAYVAASVLAGGHVRVGLEDNLWLEKGVLAENHQLVSKARGIIEGMGARLIGPQDVRDRLGLQKRMPA; encoded by the coding sequence ATGCCACTGACCATGAATCGCGAGGTTTTCATCACCTGTGCCGTCACCGGATCAGGTGCCACGCAGGACCGCAGCCACCACGTGCCGCGCTCACCCAAGCAGATCGCCGAGAGTGCCATTGCGGCGGCCAAGGCGGGGGCGGCGGTGGTGCATTGCCATGTGCGTGATCCCGAGACGGGCCAACCTAGCCGTGATTTGCAACTGTACCGTGAAGTCACCGACCGCATCCGCGACGCGGACACCGATGTGGTGCTCAATCTGACGGCGGGCATGGGCGGCGACATCGTCTTTGGTGACGTGGAGGCCCCGTTCCCGACCCGCGAGGGCACCGACATGGTGGGCGCCACCGAGCGTATGGCGCATATCGCGGAATGCCTGCCCGAAATCTGCACGCTCGACTGTGGCACGATGAACTTTGCCGAGGCCGACTATGTCATGACGAACACCCCCGGCATGCTGACCGCGATGGGGCGGATGATGACCGATCTGGGCGTGAAGCCCGAGATCGAGGCATTTGACACGGGCCATTTGTGGTATGCAAAACAACTGGTTAAGGATGGCGTGCTGGACGCGCCTGCGCTGGTGCAGCTGTGCATGGGGGTGCCATGGGGCGCGCCGGATGACCTCAATACCTTTATGGCGATGGTCAACAATGTGCCCGATGACTGGACCTTTTCGGCCTTCGGTCTGGGCCGTAACCAGATGGCCTATGTCGCCGCATCGGTGCTGGCGGGGGGCCATGTGCGGGTGGGTCTGGAGGACAACCTGTGGCTGGAAAAAGGTGTGCTGGCGGAGAACCACCAGCTGGTCAGCAAGGCGCGCGGGATCATCGAGGGGATGGGCGCGCGGTTGATCGGGCCGCAGGACGTGCGCGACCGGCTTGGCCTGCAAAAGCGGATGCCCGCGTGA
- a CDS encoding MFS transporter, producing MRMMISFAALFLSVVLLQLSTGGVGPLDVLSGTELGFSRQQIGFLGSAHFFGFFLGCWFAPRLMGSVGHSRAFAAFTAAGSIGLIAHMMIINPYAWALMRVGAGLCVAGCFTVVEAWLQAKVTNETRGRAMGTYRMMDMAGSLGAQTLIGFLAPADYISYNMLAIVCCAALLPITLTKVQQPETPKSPRLRPALAYKRSPLAAAGVVVAALSSASFRMVGPIYGQEVGLSAGQIAWFLAAFILGGAVAQIPVGWLADKYDRRKVLIWLSVAAIFSCAVTVFAAGTGVTGILLSAGVFGLTTYPIYSVAAAHAHDFAASDERVELSAALMFWFAMGAIAAPYGASVLIDIYGPTALFAMLAAGHAVLIVFGIARMRAGRAATRRTRFVAALRTSFTVGRLTGRSREDDPRE from the coding sequence ATGCGGATGATGATCTCCTTTGCGGCGCTTTTCCTGTCGGTGGTGTTGTTGCAGCTGTCGACAGGCGGTGTGGGGCCGCTCGACGTGCTGTCGGGCACCGAACTGGGCTTCTCGCGCCAGCAGATCGGTTTTCTCGGCTCGGCCCATTTCTTCGGCTTTTTCCTCGGCTGCTGGTTTGCGCCGCGCCTGATGGGCAGCGTCGGCCACAGCCGCGCTTTTGCGGCCTTCACCGCTGCGGGCAGCATCGGGCTGATTGCGCATATGATGATCATCAACCCCTATGCCTGGGCGCTGATGCGTGTCGGGGCGGGGCTGTGCGTGGCGGGCTGTTTCACGGTCGTCGAGGCATGGCTGCAGGCCAAGGTCACCAACGAAACAAGGGGCCGCGCGATGGGCACCTACCGCATGATGGACATGGCCGGCAGCCTCGGCGCACAAACACTGATCGGGTTTCTGGCACCTGCGGATTACATCTCCTACAACATGCTTGCGATCGTCTGCTGCGCCGCGCTGCTGCCGATCACCCTGACCAAGGTCCAGCAGCCCGAAACACCCAAATCCCCGCGCCTCAGACCCGCGCTGGCGTACAAAAGATCGCCCCTGGCGGCGGCGGGCGTGGTGGTTGCCGCCTTGTCGAGCGCCTCTTTCCGCATGGTCGGTCCAATCTACGGGCAGGAAGTCGGACTGAGCGCGGGACAGATCGCATGGTTTCTGGCGGCCTTCATTCTGGGCGGTGCGGTGGCGCAAATTCCGGTAGGCTGGCTCGCCGACAAATACGACCGGCGCAAGGTGCTGATCTGGTTGTCGGTGGCGGCGATCTTCAGCTGCGCGGTGACGGTGTTCGCCGCCGGAACCGGCGTCACGGGCATCCTGCTGTCGGCGGGGGTGTTCGGGCTGACGACCTATCCGATCTATTCGGTGGCCGCCGCCCACGCCCATGATTTTGCCGCGTCGGACGAACGGGTCGAACTGTCCGCGGCACTGATGTTCTGGTTTGCGATGGGCGCCATCGCCGCGCCTTACGGGGCGTCGGTGCTGATCGACATCTATGGTCCGACCGCCCTCTTCGCGATGCTGGCGGCGGGTCATGCGGTGCTGATCGTTTTCGGGATTGCCCGGATGCGGGCGGGCCGCGCTGCCACACGGCGCACCCGTTTTGTCGCCGCGCTGCGGACCTCGTTCACCGTGGGGCGCCTGACGGGACGCAGCCGCGAGGACGATCCGCGCGAATAG
- the putA gene encoding bifunctional proline dehydrogenase/L-glutamate gamma-semialdehyde dehydrogenase PutA — protein MARDTSLSLRAQIDAGTYIDPDTALAKLIETAALDARDRREITASAADLVRAIRSTTAPGMMEVFLAEYGLSTDEGVALMCLAEALLRVPDADTMDALIEDKIAPSDWGRHLGHSTSSLVNASTWALLLTGRVLDDDQPGPVRHLRAAIKRMGEPVIRTAVSRAMKEMGRQFVLGEDINAAMKRARGMEQKGFTYSYDMLGEAARTESDARRYHLSYSNAISAIARACTHDDIRRNPGISVKLSALHPRYEVAQEDQVMTDLVPRLRALCLLAKSAGMGLNVDAEEADRLGLSLDVIDTVMGEAALASWDGFGVVVQAYGPRASAAIDALYDMAERHDRRIMVRLVKGAYWDTEIKQAQVEGVDGFPVFTRKAATDVSYIANARKLLGMTDRIYPQFATHNAHTVAAVLHMGADKDSFEFQRLHGMGETLHDIVMEKNGTRCRIYAPVGAHRDLLAYLVRRLLENGANSSFVNQIVDEDVPPEVVAADPFDQLADSVPVIPRGPDIFRPQRPNSLGFDLAHSPTLAAIEAARAPFADATWQAAPLVVGDAQGDDPVAVTNPTGLASPGTVGNARAQDAAAALDGAKPWDAPLPERRAALNRAADIYEDRFGEIFALLTREAGKGLPDCVAELREGVDFLRYYAAQATNTPPAGIFTCISPWNFPFAIFLGQISAALAAGNAVLAKPAEQTPLIAHFAVKILHEAGVPLTALQLLPGGGDVGAALTGDARIGGVAFTGSTATAQRIRANMADHCVPGTPLIAETGGLNAMIVDSTALPEQAVQSIVESAFQSAGQRCSALRCLYVQEDIAPDFLKMLTGAMQALRIGDPWQLSTDVGPVIDDAARKTIADHIETARADGRLIAELPTPAEGTYIAPTILRVDGIGDMQREIFGPVLHVATFKAPHLDRVIDAINATGYGLTFGLHTRIDDRVQHVSERIEAGNIYINRNQIGAIVGSQPFGGEGLSGTGPKAGGPNYLPRFSAPDVAEAAAPWDTAVDHLPALPDLPHLALDTQTLPGPTGESNRLSTLPRPALLCLGPQEDTATAQRRAVEALGGIAVTVSGAIDPELLAQGPDYGGVLWWGDEDTARTLEQALARRSGPIIPLIRGLPDAARVRAERHVCVDTTASGGNAALLGASA, from the coding sequence ATGGCCCGCGATACCTCCCTTTCCCTGCGCGCACAGATTGATGCGGGCACCTATATCGACCCCGACACCGCCCTAGCCAAGCTGATCGAGACCGCCGCGCTGGACGCGCGGGACCGGCGCGAGATTACCGCCAGCGCCGCCGATCTGGTGCGGGCCATCCGCAGCACCACCGCGCCGGGCATGATGGAGGTTTTTCTGGCCGAATACGGGCTGTCGACAGACGAGGGCGTGGCGCTGATGTGTCTGGCCGAAGCGCTGTTGCGGGTGCCCGATGCCGATACGATGGACGCGCTGATCGAGGACAAGATCGCGCCGTCGGACTGGGGCCGCCACTTGGGCCACTCGACATCAAGCCTCGTGAATGCCTCGACATGGGCGCTGCTGTTGACGGGCCGCGTGCTGGACGATGATCAACCCGGCCCCGTGCGCCACCTGCGTGCGGCGATCAAACGCATGGGCGAGCCGGTCATCCGGACGGCCGTGTCGCGCGCGATGAAGGAAATGGGTCGGCAATTCGTGCTGGGCGAAGACATCAACGCCGCCATGAAACGCGCCCGCGGGATGGAGCAAAAGGGCTTCACCTACAGCTATGACATGCTGGGCGAAGCGGCCCGGACCGAAAGCGACGCGCGGCGTTATCACCTGAGCTACTCCAACGCCATCAGCGCCATTGCCCGCGCCTGCACCCACGACGATATCCGCCGCAATCCCGGCATCTCGGTGAAACTCAGCGCCCTGCATCCGCGCTACGAAGTCGCGCAGGAAGATCAGGTCATGACCGATCTCGTGCCGCGCCTGCGCGCGCTGTGTCTTTTGGCCAAATCGGCCGGCATGGGCCTGAATGTCGACGCCGAGGAGGCCGACCGTCTGGGCCTGTCGCTCGATGTGATCGACACCGTGATGGGCGAAGCGGCGCTTGCCAGTTGGGACGGGTTCGGCGTGGTGGTACAGGCCTACGGGCCCCGAGCCAGCGCCGCGATCGATGCGCTTTACGACATGGCCGAACGCCACGACCGCCGCATCATGGTACGGCTGGTCAAAGGCGCCTATTGGGACACCGAAATCAAGCAGGCGCAGGTCGAAGGGGTCGACGGCTTTCCCGTTTTCACCCGCAAGGCGGCCACCGACGTCAGCTATATCGCCAACGCGCGCAAGCTTCTGGGCATGACCGACCGGATCTATCCGCAATTCGCCACCCACAACGCCCATACCGTTGCGGCCGTGCTGCATATGGGCGCCGACAAAGACAGCTTTGAATTCCAGCGCCTGCACGGCATGGGTGAGACGCTGCATGACATCGTCATGGAAAAGAACGGCACCCGTTGCCGCATCTATGCACCCGTGGGCGCCCACCGCGATCTGCTCGCCTATCTGGTGCGGCGTCTGCTGGAAAACGGGGCGAATTCCAGCTTCGTCAACCAGATCGTCGACGAAGACGTGCCGCCCGAAGTCGTGGCTGCCGATCCGTTCGACCAACTGGCCGACAGCGTGCCGGTGATCCCGCGCGGCCCCGATATCTTCCGGCCCCAACGGCCCAATTCGCTGGGTTTCGATCTGGCGCACAGCCCGACACTGGCAGCGATCGAGGCGGCCCGCGCGCCCTTTGCCGATGCCACGTGGCAGGCAGCGCCGCTGGTTGTGGGAGATGCGCAGGGTGATGATCCTGTCGCGGTCACCAACCCCACGGGGCTGGCCTCCCCCGGCACCGTGGGCAATGCCCGCGCCCAAGACGCGGCCGCCGCGCTGGATGGGGCAAAACCGTGGGACGCTCCGCTGCCCGAACGCCGCGCCGCGCTGAACCGGGCCGCGGACATCTACGAGGACCGTTTCGGCGAAATCTTTGCGCTGCTCACCCGCGAGGCCGGCAAGGGCCTGCCCGATTGCGTGGCCGAATTGCGCGAAGGTGTCGATTTCCTGCGCTACTACGCGGCGCAGGCCACCAACACGCCGCCGGCGGGCATTTTCACCTGTATCTCTCCGTGGAACTTCCCCTTTGCCATCTTTCTTGGACAGATCAGCGCGGCATTGGCTGCAGGTAACGCCGTACTGGCCAAACCGGCCGAGCAAACGCCGCTGATTGCGCATTTCGCGGTCAAGATCCTGCACGAGGCGGGCGTGCCGCTCACCGCCCTGCAGCTTCTGCCAGGGGGCGGGGATGTGGGTGCGGCGCTGACGGGTGACGCGCGTATCGGAGGGGTGGCATTCACCGGATCGACCGCCACCGCACAGCGCATCCGCGCCAATATGGCCGATCATTGCGTGCCCGGCACGCCGTTGATTGCCGAAACGGGCGGGCTGAACGCGATGATCGTCGACAGCACCGCCTTGCCCGAACAGGCGGTGCAATCCATCGTCGAATCCGCCTTCCAGTCGGCGGGACAACGCTGTTCCGCCCTGCGCTGTCTCTATGTGCAGGAAGATATCGCACCCGATTTCCTCAAGATGCTGACCGGTGCCATGCAGGCGCTGCGCATCGGCGATCCGTGGCAGCTGAGCACCGATGTCGGCCCCGTCATCGACGACGCGGCCCGCAAGACCATCGCCGATCACATCGAAACGGCCCGTGCCGATGGGCGTTTGATCGCGGAGCTGCCCACCCCCGCCGAGGGCACCTATATCGCGCCGACGATCCTGCGCGTGGACGGCATCGGCGACATGCAGCGCGAGATCTTTGGCCCCGTGTTGCATGTCGCGACCTTCAAGGCCCCGCATCTCGACCGGGTGATCGATGCCATCAACGCCACCGGCTACGGTCTGACCTTCGGGCTGCACACCCGCATCGACGACCGCGTGCAACACGTGTCCGAACGCATCGAGGCGGGCAATATCTATATCAACCGCAACCAGATCGGCGCCATCGTGGGCAGCCAGCCGTTCGGCGGCGAAGGTCTGTCGGGCACTGGGCCCAAGGCGGGCGGACCCAACTACCTGCCGCGGTTCTCGGCCCCCGATGTGGCCGAGGCGGCGGCCCCATGGGACACCGCGGTCGATCACCTGCCCGCCCTGCCCGATCTGCCGCATCTCGCACTCGATACGCAGACCTTGCCGGGCCCCACGGGCGAATCCAATCGCCTGTCGACGCTGCCGCGGCCCGCGCTGCTGTGCCTCGGTCCGCAGGAAGACACTGCCACGGCCCAGCGCCGCGCGGTCGAGGCCCTTGGCGGGATCGCGGTAACCGTTTCGGGTGCGATCGATCCCGAGCTGCTGGCGCAGGGCCCCGATTACGGCGGCGTGCTGTGGTGGGGAGACGAGGACACCGCGCGCACGCTGGAGCAGGCTCTGGCACGGCGCAGCGGCCCGATCATCCCCTTGATCCGCGGTTTGCCCGATGCGGCGCGGGTGCGCGCGGAACGGCACGTCTGTGTCGATACCACTGCGTCGGGCGGCAACGCAGCCCTTCTGGGCGCGTCGGCCTAG
- a CDS encoding tetratricopeptide repeat protein — MIHSWGMRILFALAVMVGPAATSVFASTCAEVPDYSDELSALFEEARAAETYQEGRTLSGRMWEVWLRAPDEAAQAVLDRGLSRRDSYDYVNAYADFTRLIEYCPDYAEGWNQRAFISFLRDDLDQALVDLDKALALQPRHVAAQAGRGLTLLKLGRIDEARTQMLAAVANNPWLNERALLEKGAPLGPKGEDI; from the coding sequence ATGATCCATTCTTGGGGCATGCGTATCCTGTTTGCCTTAGCCGTGATGGTTGGCCCCGCCGCGACATCCGTATTTGCCAGCACCTGTGCCGAGGTGCCCGACTACAGTGACGAACTGAGCGCCCTGTTCGAAGAGGCCCGCGCGGCCGAAACCTATCAGGAAGGCCGCACGCTGAGCGGCCGGATGTGGGAGGTCTGGCTGCGGGCGCCCGACGAGGCGGCGCAAGCCGTGCTGGACCGCGGTCTGTCGCGGCGCGACAGCTATGACTATGTCAACGCCTACGCGGATTTCACGCGGTTGATCGAATACTGCCCCGACTATGCCGAAGGGTGGAACCAGCGCGCCTTCATCAGTTTTTTGCGCGACGATCTGGATCAAGCCTTGGTTGATTTGGACAAGGCTCTTGCACTGCAACCGCGCCATGTGGCGGCGCAGGCGGGCAGGGGGCTAACCCTTTTGAAACTTGGACGGATTGACGAGGCACGCACCCAGATGCTTGCGGCCGTGGCAAACAACCCGTGGCTGAATGAACGCGCGCTTCTGGAGAAAGGCGCGCCGCTGGGTCCAAAAGGTGAAGATATTTGA
- the metG gene encoding methionine--tRNA ligase, whose product MTRHLITSAIPYINGIKHLGNLVGSQLPADLFARYQRMRGNDVLFLCATDEHGTPAELAAAKAGKPVEDYCAEMYAVQADIAQRFGLSFDHFGRSSSEQNKRLTQHFAGALADQGLVEEVEQRQIYSETDGRFLPDRYVEGTCPNCGFEDARGDQCDNCTKQLDPEDLINPRSTVSGATDLEMRPTKHLFLRQSQMKNRLDDWISSKTDWPVLTTSIAKKWLHDGDGLQDRGITRDLKWGVPVKRGDAPWPGMEGKVFYVWFDAPIEYIACAQEWVDAGKGSDWQRWWRTDQGADDVRYTQFMGKDNVPFHTLSFPATIMGSDEPWKLVDYIKSFNYLNYDGGQFSTSRGRGVFMDQALEILPADYWRWWLLSHAPETQDAEFTWENFQASVNKDLADVLGNFVSRITKFCRSKFGEAVPEAGTFGPAEEALIADLTERVARYGAAMEAMEVRKSAAELRAIWAAGNEYLQAQAPWSTFKTDPDTAAAQVRLALNLIPLYATLAAPFIPDAAAKMLAAMQIEDTGWPDDVPAALTRLAPGHAFEVPEVLFAKITDEQRAEWAERFAGTRG is encoded by the coding sequence ATGACACGTCACCTCATTACGTCCGCCATCCCCTACATCAACGGGATCAAGCACTTGGGCAATCTTGTGGGCAGCCAGCTGCCCGCGGATCTTTTTGCACGCTACCAGCGGATGCGCGGCAATGACGTGTTGTTCCTGTGTGCCACGGACGAACACGGCACCCCCGCCGAACTGGCTGCGGCCAAGGCGGGCAAACCGGTCGAAGACTACTGCGCCGAAATGTACGCGGTTCAGGCCGACATTGCCCAACGCTTCGGGCTGTCGTTCGACCATTTCGGGCGCTCCTCGTCCGAGCAGAACAAGCGGCTGACCCAGCATTTCGCAGGCGCGTTGGCCGATCAGGGCCTGGTCGAGGAGGTCGAGCAGCGCCAGATCTATTCCGAAACCGATGGCCGTTTCCTGCCCGACCGCTATGTTGAGGGCACCTGCCCCAACTGCGGTTTCGAGGACGCGCGCGGCGACCAGTGCGACAATTGCACCAAGCAGCTCGATCCCGAAGATCTTATCAATCCCCGCTCCACCGTATCGGGCGCCACCGATCTGGAAATGCGGCCCACCAAGCATCTGTTCCTGCGCCAGAGCCAGATGAAAAACCGGCTCGACGACTGGATCAGCTCGAAAACAGACTGGCCGGTGCTGACCACCTCCATCGCCAAGAAATGGCTGCACGACGGCGACGGGCTGCAAGACCGCGGCATCACGCGGGATCTCAAATGGGGCGTGCCGGTCAAACGCGGCGACGCGCCCTGGCCCGGGATGGAAGGCAAGGTGTTCTACGTCTGGTTCGACGCCCCCATCGAATACATCGCCTGCGCGCAGGAATGGGTGGATGCGGGCAAAGGTAGCGACTGGCAGCGCTGGTGGCGCACCGATCAGGGCGCCGATGACGTGCGCTATACCCAGTTCATGGGCAAGGACAACGTGCCCTTCCACACCCTGTCGTTCCCCGCAACGATCATGGGCTCCGACGAGCCGTGGAAGCTGGTCGATTACATCAAGTCGTTCAATTACCTCAACTACGACGGCGGCCAGTTCAGCACCTCGCGCGGGCGCGGTGTGTTCATGGATCAGGCGCTCGAAATCCTGCCGGCCGACTACTGGCGCTGGTGGCTCCTGTCGCACGCGCCCGAAACCCAGGACGCTGAATTCACGTGGGAAAACTTTCAGGCCTCGGTCAATAAGGACCTCGCCGATGTGCTGGGCAATTTTGTCAGTCGCATCACGAAATTCTGCCGCTCCAAATTCGGTGAAGCGGTGCCGGAGGCAGGCACCTTCGGTCCCGCCGAAGAGGCGCTGATTGCCGATCTGACCGAGCGGGTTGCCCGCTACGGTGCGGCGATGGAGGCGATGGAAGTGCGCAAATCCGCCGCCGAACTGCGGGCCATCTGGGCTGCAGGCAACGAATACCTGCAGGCGCAGGCGCCGTGGTCCACCTTCAAGACCGATCCAGATACCGCCGCCGCACAGGTGCGGCTGGCGCTCAATCTCATCCCGCTCTACGCCACGCTGGCCGCGCCGTTCATACCGGATGCCGCGGCCAAGATGCTGGCCGCGATGCAAATCGAGGATACAGGCTGGCCCGACGATGTACCCGCCGCGCTGACGCGCCTTGCGCCCGGCCACGCCTTCGAGGTGCCCGAGGTTCTGTTTGCCAAGATCACGGACGAGCAGCGCGCCGAATGGGCGGAACGGTTTGCGGGTACCCGCGGCTAA
- a CDS encoding lipocalin, which yields MRKAPVHRTYTGRAQSVCRRSAAWAALAVALAGCAAAPVPQGDVRIGLRNPTAPLGGVSRFEVARFAGDWTTLRCLGDCAARVRYVVATDGVLLREADGVRTPYRISAPGVLREVGGDATLVVMWVDEGFRTAAVGDAEGTWAAVIDRGTGSADRTAAATEILDFNGWDVSRIRSVE from the coding sequence GTGAGAAAAGCGCCCGTGCACCGCACGTACACCGGGCGTGCACAAAGTGTATGCCGCCGCAGTGCAGCATGGGCCGCACTGGCCGTGGCGCTGGCGGGATGTGCCGCAGCACCGGTGCCCCAGGGCGATGTGCGCATCGGCCTGCGCAATCCGACCGCGCCGCTGGGCGGGGTCAGCCGGTTCGAGGTGGCGCGATTTGCGGGCGACTGGACGACGCTGCGCTGTCTGGGGGACTGCGCGGCGCGGGTGCGTTATGTCGTGGCGACGGATGGCGTGCTGCTGCGCGAGGCGGACGGTGTGCGCACGCCCTACCGGATCAGCGCGCCGGGTGTGCTGCGCGAGGTGGGGGGCGACGCGACGCTGGTGGTGATGTGGGTCGATGAAGGCTTTCGCACCGCGGCGGTGGGCGATGCGGAGGGAACATGGGCCGCCGTGATCGACCGCGGCACCGGATCGGCGGACCGCACGGCGGCGGCCACGGAGATTTTGGATTTCAACGGCTGGGACGTCAGCCGGATCAGGAGCGTAGAATGA
- a CDS encoding Lrp/AsnC family transcriptional regulator, with translation MNNPSDLDRFDQAILTTLAEDGRISITDLAKRIGLSKSPTQARLRRLEENGVILGYRAMLNPIRLGLDHVAFVEVRLNDTREAALHAFNEAVRRVPQIEQAHMIAGNFDYLLKVRTRDMASYRLFLGDTISMLPHVASTSTYTAMEAVKEVMLAERVQQGVT, from the coding sequence GTGAATAATCCTTCTGACCTTGATCGGTTCGATCAGGCGATTCTCACGACCCTCGCCGAGGACGGGCGCATCAGCATCACCGATCTGGCCAAGCGGATCGGCCTGTCGAAGTCCCCCACACAGGCCCGGTTGCGCAGGCTCGAGGAGAACGGTGTCATCCTGGGCTACCGCGCAATGCTGAACCCGATCCGGCTGGGGCTGGACCATGTGGCGTTCGTCGAGGTGCGCCTGAACGACACCCGCGAGGCTGCCTTGCACGCTTTCAACGAGGCGGTGCGCCGCGTGCCACAGATCGAACAGGCCCATATGATTGCGGGCAATTTCGACTATCTGCTGAAGGTGCGTACCCGCGACATGGCCAGCTACCGCCTGTTTCTGGGGGACACGATTTCGATGCTGCCGCATGTGGCATCCACCTCGACCTACACGGCGATGGAGGCCGTCAAGGAAGTGATGCTGGCCGAGCGGGTTCAACAGGGCGTGACTTGA
- a CDS encoding aldo/keto reductase, producing MKMNELGRTGIKVSELCLGSMTWGTQTSEAGGHAQIDMALEAGINFIDTAEMYPVNPISAETIGRTEEIIGSWFAKTGRRSDVVLATKHSGEGLAAVRDGAPISADTIPATIEGSLKRLQTDVIDLYQFHWPNRGSYMFRKNWTYDPTHQDRAETIDNMHACLEALKAQVDRGTIRAFGMSNESAWGLSRWVDAAQATGGPRCATVQNEYSLMCRLADTDLAETLHNEDIGMLSFSPLAAGMLTGKYQGGAVPDGSRLSLNDTLGGRKTDRAFEAVAAYLALAERHSVDPVHMALAWTCARPFMASVIFGATTTAQLQHILAGADLRLSDELMAEIDTVHRDHPLPY from the coding sequence ATGAAGATGAACGAATTGGGCCGCACCGGAATCAAGGTGAGCGAGCTGTGTCTGGGGTCGATGACATGGGGCACCCAGACCTCCGAGGCGGGGGGCCACGCGCAGATCGACATGGCGCTTGAGGCAGGCATCAACTTTATCGACACCGCCGAAATGTATCCCGTCAACCCGATCAGCGCCGAAACCATCGGCCGGACCGAAGAGATTATCGGCAGCTGGTTCGCCAAGACGGGCCGCAGGAGCGACGTGGTGCTGGCCACGAAACATTCGGGCGAAGGGCTGGCCGCCGTGCGCGACGGCGCCCCCATTTCGGCCGATACGATCCCCGCGACCATCGAAGGATCGCTGAAGCGGCTGCAGACGGATGTCATTGATTTGTATCAGTTTCATTGGCCCAACAGGGGCAGCTACATGTTCCGCAAGAACTGGACCTATGACCCCACCCATCAGGACCGCGCCGAAACGATAGACAACATGCACGCCTGTCTAGAGGCGCTCAAGGCGCAGGTGGATCGCGGCACGATCCGCGCCTTTGGCATGAGCAACGAGAGCGCCTGGGGCTTGAGCCGCTGGGTCGATGCGGCGCAGGCCACCGGCGGTCCACGCTGCGCCACGGTGCAGAACGAGTATTCGCTGATGTGCCGTCTGGCCGATACCGATCTGGCCGAAACGCTGCACAATGAGGACATCGGGATGCTGTCGTTTTCGCCGCTGGCGGCGGGGATGTTGACCGGCAAATATCAGGGCGGGGCGGTGCCCGACGGATCGCGCCTGTCGCTGAACGACACGCTGGGCGGGCGCAAGACCGACCGCGCGTTCGAGGCGGTCGCGGCCTATCTGGCGCTGGCCGAACGACATAGCGTGGACCCTGTGCACATGGCGCTGGCGTGGACCTGTGCGCGGCCCTTCATGGCGTCGGTGATCTTTGGCGCGACCACCACCGCGCAGTTGCAGCATATTCTGGCGGGCGCCGATCTGCGTTTGTCGGATGAGTTAATGGCCGAGATCGACACTGTTCACCGGGATCATCCGTTGCCGTATTGA